The genome window aggctcgcgagctcatatcgtaacaacgcgagacgatgaaaaactacaattacgatcgagatatgaaaacattcctcaagccgcacgacgatgctccgccaaatatgttgccgttcatcctcgcccgaaagcgcgaCATCGCTAACAAGTATCGGTGGCCGtgcgatttctaaaatttttattttctagttttaatgtaatttttattttctagtttgaatgtaattttaattttctagtttgaatttaatttttatttttattttctactttgaaacgtcttttgttaaattttatttaatttttattaatattttttataaacatacataattacaacaaataaaaaaacaaaaataaataaataaaaaacaagtcacctaagaggggagtgccgctaTCAATTTAGGGTGTGAGAGAAGTTTAAGAGAGGAGTTTACGTGACATCAAGTAATTGGGTGTGcataagagaggggactcccatAAGAGgagagtgcccctctcacccttaaGTGGGAGTTACTAGATACTAAAGGGGAGTAGGCATGAGGCTCTAGTCTTAACACATTGAAACATGGTTAAAGAGGAGGGTTTGGTGGGCCCCAAAAGTCTCAACCAATCAAATcttctttttttcattttttaatctacttaataaatatattattttaataggTGTTTTACAGTGAAAATTATTACGTTAGTAAAATTTCATGACTATATGCCATGCCAATAGTGTGATAGACTTTTTGATGTCATAGTAAAAAAATTGTGAAACACTAACACGTTGTCTGAAATTAATTATGTACGTATATCATTAATATTTTTCATGTATATATCTTTATATATCTTCTTTCTCttacttttaattaaaaaattaatttaatAATGATATCATATTGTGTGTCATAATGACACGTATCAACTAAAAACACAGTAAATACAATACGAAATGATAACGTCCACAAAGCAAGAAGTATGTGAAGCACCGTCGTCAATAACACTCCACCCCTAAGGGTGTCCGGGGCGTCTTCGGTGGGTGGCTTCGGTGAGGggtttccccgatcgggaacaccgccgccatcaaagcGGGGTCCCGATTCGGGGTTGAACTTGGGCGTGGGTTCACCGATGGAGGAGAGGGAAATGTGTGGGGCCAGCCTTGGATCCATCCAATCAAAgcttttcttgtttttttttttttttttttaataaaaaaataaggggagttaagaggggagtggcgccatcaaatgggggtgttaggggagtttaagaggggagttgacgtggcacacggagattggtttggcgtaagagagtgcactcacctattaggtgtgcacccccttcaccctaaccAAACCAAACCGGACGCAATTGAACCTGCCGCCGTGTCCCTGGGGACCACCGGAAAAGGAGAATCTATTTGACGGTATAATTGTTATTGTTAGTATAATTAATTAAAGTGTAAAATATTCTTCCCATTTAAGTAAAGTTTGTTGAAGTTGGCAGCACGGCAGGTTCTCAAATCAAGTGGGTAAGCGGCCAAATCAACCCTCTTTCTTTCTTTATCAACCTTCGTTTTCAGTTATTTAAACCTTACAAGAAACAATTCGCCTCTAAATTAAGGTAAATATCTGTTGATTATAAAGTCGTAAAAGTTAAAAGGTGGTGGGGGGAACAATAAAGTTGATCATCAATCTTCTCAGAAACAAACACAATTTAAATTTCATAATTTCTATCATAATCTCTCTCTCTTGTTGTGTtaatctagagagagagagagagagagagaggatgtgTTTTGGGTAGAATGGATCGGCTTTGAAGCAGCTTTGGATTCTGAAAAGGGTTTCTGGAATCTGgtggtgattttttttttttaaggtaTGATTTTTGTGTGATCTGCTTTATGTTGAATTTGCATGAAATTATAACCCCTTTGTATGTTGAATTATGCGTGTAGAAGATGTGATTCACATAACGTCTTTGTTGAAATTCCACCTTAGGATTTAGACTCAATATACGGCTGTATtcctctgttttttttttttttttttttttttttttttttttttaatatagtttTAAAGTATTATGTTTTATATGATCTACCATAGAGTTCTCATTTGCTGATTTAGACACCTTGTTGATCTGCCCAGAAATTTAAATTCtgtctttctttttttttcatattttttgaCAAATTTTATTCGATATTTTTCCTTTTGTTTACGGGTTCACCTTCTATGCATTGTAGAACGGTAATGTAAGGAACACATGGGGAAAAAAGGGCATTGGTTTTCTGCAATCAAGAAGGTTTTCACACACAATTCAAAAGACAAGTCGTCAAATGTAAGTAAATTGATTTAAAAGTCATCGTTTTCGCTTGTGGATATTGCAATTTTCATGTATATATCTTTGATTAAAACCGAAGTCGGAACTAGAGGGGGTCCAGAGGTCTGTTGACACTCTTTTGACACTCGACAAACCAAAAAAAGATTAATTGGGGTACCGAATGCGGTCACTTTCTTGTAGTTTGACTCGCCAATTTGTCGTCACTAAAGTAGTTGAAACAAACGTTAAACAAAACCGACTAAGGGGcagtttgtttacctcttaatgaagctcttaatggttcagatctcttactggttctaGTTGAAACAAACGTTAAACAAAACCGACTAagggggctgtttgtttacctcttaatgaagctcttaatggttcagatctcttactggttctaGTTGAAACAAACGTTAAACAAAACCGACTAagggggctgtttgtttacctcttaatgaagctcttaatggttcagatctcttactggttcagcacttaatggttaagactgtttgtttcacaagcagatgtctgaatagttcagacattttcctctgaatggttaagacctctaatctgaattggtcagacctttgcctctgaacggttaagtattatactagctcttaatggttcagacatcttactggttcatcacttaatggttcagacctcttactaattcatcacttaaccattcagaagttgccaaacagcccttaAAACATCATTGGTACCTTAAAAATTGCCGATTTTAATTCATTGTCTGGTTTTCTTGATCACTGATGATTGGCCCGATCACAGGAAACCGAGAAGAAAAATTCCAACGAAAAGAAGGGCCGAGGGAAATTAAAACATGGAGAAAGCAGATCATTCATACCTCTATTTAGAGAGCCAAGCAGCATCGAGAAAATCTTGGGGGAAGTTGATCAACAGTTATTGTTTATTGGTAATCCTACACATGTCGAGCAACCAACAACCCCACAACCTTCATTTTCGGGCAAGCCCCCCTCTCCTAGGGTCACTTCTCAACGAGCCACTTCTCCTAGGGTTGCTTCAAACCGAACCGCTTCTCCTCGGGTGCGTTCCCCTAGGGCGGTATCCCCTAAAAGTTCCCCTCCGAGAGTTGTTCGTAAGCGCTCGGAGATTAACTATAGACCCGAGCCAACTCTTAGCTACCACCACCGATCTGCCACCGTAATTCAGGCTGCATATAGAGGTTATATGGTAAGTTTGTTAATGGGTGGTTGGTTATATGTCGAGTATTTCAATTTTTTTGGGTTTGAGTATATATTGTATAGGCGAGGAGGAGTTACCGCGCTTTGAGGGGTCTTGTGAGGCTGCAAGGAGTTGTAAGAGGCCAAAATGTGAAGCGACAAACCGTGAATGCCATGAAACAGATGCAGCTGTTGGTGAGAGTCCAAACGCAAATTCAGTCGCGAAGAATCCAAATGTTGGAAAACGAAGCACTTGAACGCCAAACGCACAAGGAAGTCGAGAGTTTAGGAGGCAAACAAACCTTTAGTAACCTAGTAAGATTTGCTCGCTATATTTATACTTCATGTGGTTTTCCGTCTGTACCACAGGGCGACTCAACTTATTTTATATGCGATGTAGCTGGAAATGGGCGACGGGGACTGGGATGATAGCTTGATAACGAAAGAAGAACGAGAAGCAAGATTACAAAGAAAAATGGAGGCGGTCATCAAGAGAGAACGCGCCATGGCGTATGCATACTCCCACCAGGTAATCTTAAACACTGATCTTATTATCTTCCGAGCCTTAATATCGAATCTTTTTAACACAATTTTGATGTTAGTTATGGAAAGCAACACCAAAATCAGCTCAAAACGCACTGACAGAGATCCGGTCCGGTGGTTTTCCATGGTGGTGGAACTGGTTAGAACGTCAACTTCCTTCCGATGAACCCACCAAAAACCCCGAATACACACCCACACCACCACGTCCGAACGTCACTCCCAAAACGAGCCCACATCCTCAATCCGGCACCTACAAACGGACCGGTTTCTCGTTCGACAATCTCCGCACACCCACACCTAAGTCATCAAAATCGACAGTTCCGACTCCTTCTCGCCCGCTTATCACTCCAACACAAACCCCACCTTCGACAACTCCAAACATGATGAAACACTACAAAACAAAAGGCAGTGTATCCGGTTCGCCTTACCCGTTAAAAGACGACGATAGTTTAATGAGCTGCCCGCCATTTTCGGTCCCTAACTACATGAGTCCTACTGTTTCGGCTAAAGCCAAAGCGAGACCAACCGGCAACCCCAAAGACCGGATTCCGAGTTCTGCAGCTAGCGAGACGTCAAAGAGAAGGTTTTCGTTCCCTTTAACGCAAAACATCGGGTCATCGTTTAAATGGAATAAGAAGTCTTCGAACAAGGATTCTACGACGCTTGAGGCGCAGACGGTGTTGAAGAAACATAAATCTCCGCGTTCTATCGGGGATTTAAGCGTGGATTCCACCATTTCTATGCCGGCTGCATTTGGGAGGAAACCATTTAACAGATTTGTGTGaatttttataaatcttttttcaactttttttactttatttcttcgtggtttttgattatttttttcTTTCGGGTAAATCGAGTGTATGATCATATCTACATATATGTGTTTATTAAGAATATTGATGTATGATAATAAACTATCAGTTGTCTTTTGAGTGTGAAAACTTCGGTTTTGGGACTCGTCTATCGATGGCAGTCGAGTGACGAGTGTAGTTTGCGTACGCCTAGAAGTTGCTCAAACGGGTGCTTTTTTAACCCCGAATTTAAAGTTGTGTCGGGCGTCATTCTCTAGTATGCCGCGCATCATTCTCTAGTATGCCGCATGTTTGTACAGTATCCGTGGTTTAGGACCTCGTGTTCTGTTAAAGTTTGCGGTCGCCATCGTGATAAGTTCAGGAAGTTTGCAAGTGTCCTTTGGAGCCACTGAACTCGAAACAGGGAAGATTCAACAATATCCAACATTTTGAAAGTACGTAAATGATGTAGATGAACAAACACACacagggccggctcaaccattttggtggcctaaggcaaagtaaaatcttgtggcctttttcccaaaaaaatatatgtaattgaaagttaaacttgaagggcccaagtataattatttgaaagattgtgttaaaatttataaacaaggaaaaaaaaatgttgaaccaaggattcaaacccaggTCTCACCAACATCCATACATACACAAAACCACTACACTATCAACTATCAATCTGTTGATAACCCACACCCTAAATCTTTTATAAATGGACTGTTGTTTCATCAAATTGTGAAGGCCCTATAATTTTGGTGGCCCAAGGCCCAAGCCTCATTTGGCTTACCCTTGGGCCGGCCCTGAACACACAGTCACACACGGACGTAAATATGTGACAAGACATGTGCTCATATTCGTCCCTTTACTCAAATCTCAAATGAACATTTTTTTACCATGTTCATTCGTTTATTGTTTAAACAAATCTTCACCGAACAGTTCAccatttatgttcgttcgttcATTTTTTGACCATGttcgttctttttttttttttttactatgttGGTTCGTTTACATGCCTATGCCTACGATGATAAGCCACAAACAGATCTTCACCATTTACGTGAGGAAAAAAAAGTCAAGTATTTACtgttattaattattataatagTTTTTAACTTGTTACATATTTTaggaaaaagaaaaacattttccAGACACTATTATAGGTTCTTAATCTTTTTTTATCTAATGAAATGAATGACAGTTTTACCAAGTCAAACTTAGAGTTGTTTATATGCATAGTGGCTCTCATATTGGTACAATAGGACCGATACATCATTTCAAATATGAAAAATAACTAGGTTAGAatcccgtgtattatacgggttgaataaatataattttatatactaaataaaacacaatatatttttaaaaacctcatttattacacgtgttgaataaatataattaatatattaaataataaaaaaagaatatctttaagaacctcgtttattgtgcgggttgaataaatataatttaaataccaaacaataaaaaagttatatttttaaaaaaccctATGTATTCACGGATGGAAgaaatataaatttatatactaaataataataaaaagttatattttaaaaaaaattgtgtattgTACCGGGTTGAATAAAGctaattttatatagcaaataataataaatgttatatttttaaaaaccatgTTTATTACTTGggtttatctattgttaaaaaaatctttaaaattatatctttaaaaatctcatttattgtGCGgcttgaataaatttaattttatataccaacaataaaaaaaagttatatttaaaaaaaaaaccttgtgtattcacgggtggaagaaatgtaattttatatactaaataatatgaaagctatattttaaaaaaaaaaaactctgtgtattgtacgggttgaataaacctaattttatatagcaaataataaaaaaatgttatatctttaaaaaccctgtgtattacacgggtttatctattgttaagaaaaatctttctaaatcaaaatgaatttattattttttaaattagggTAATACTGTTttaaatttttggtttgattaataagttgtttaatatattttctcatagttaacaataataatattaacattaacattaaataatatttatgttttgAGTGAAACAATGATTTTTAGTTTACATAATACTTTACGATTTGAAGTTAAGTTTATGCCAATAATTTAGAGTTTTCAAAATTAATAATTTTCAATATTAATATACAAAGCGATTTTTTTCCAAACGTGATAATACTAAACAGCATTCGAATATTCATATTTTGAGTGAAACAATGTTTTTTAGTTTAGATAATACTTTACGATTTGAAGTTAAGTCTATGCCAATAATTTAGAGTTCCCAAATTTAATAATTTTCAATATTAATATACAAAACGATTTTTTTTCCAAACATGATAATACTAAACAACATTGATTATTTTGTATAAACATCATACTAAATTTACTTTATGATTTTTTTCTAAACGTGATAATACTAAACAACATTGATTATTATTGTATAAACTATTCAATATTAATATACAACATTGATTTATGTTCACGGAAATTTACTTTAcataattaattttaataaaaaaaaagataatgAGTCGATAAGATTTATGtcaatttaattaatatttaataatttaaattaaataataattaataatttaaattaaataataattatctacaattaaggatggtctagaataatgacaagtgtcccaatattggtttcttttattatatagtatagatgaaGTTTCTATTTATCTTCATGATATTagaaatttaaaaaagaaaaatgtgataaacaCATGAACCGGTCTACCAACTTCTTGAGTTGACTTTGTTCTTGCATGTTGCAATAACTACCGAGAAAGATCTTTTTCGTGATAAAGTATACAAAAACTTACTTACGCAACAAGATGGGTTCAGTTGGACACAAATCATATTGCATGTCAAGTGTCAACATTCGGAGTCAAAACCGAAGTGGGGGACAGGGAAGAATAACACGAGTTTACCTGATTCAAAGTTGTTCGATGTGGTAGCTTGCGAGTCATGTTTTCATGTCCAAGTCATAATAGAATAAGATAGTTTATTGGCTATCTTTTAAGTTTGAAATTGAATTTAGAGTATAAGTTTATTTGTAAAAGGTTTTGTATAAACCATAGTCCAAATAAGTTTATTTGTAAAAGGTGTTGTAAACCCTAGTCTTTCTTTGTCGAAACCTAGTATTTCTTTGTCGAAACTATAATAGAGAAAAGAGTTGCTCGTGTGCTTGAACAAAATCTTGTTTGTGGGTTTTGCTTTTGTTCGATGATTTCACATATTAAAACGTTAAACCTTCTCATTTtacatctttctctctctctcaaagtAGTGGCGTAAGAAAAAATTGCTAAATATAGATGAAACACGGATTGACCCCCATGAATTCATGAGACGGACCCCCATAAAATTTCGATACCAACCCTCAAAAAATTTCAAGACCGACCCCCTAAGAAAAACCAAATTAGAAACTTACAATTTTACATATATAAATTTCATATATAAATAACAAAGCCCAGTTATAGACAAATACACACTTTTACTCTaagtatataatatataaataagcaAACAACTTCACAAGTCCAAAACTAAACAAATGAAAAATAACTTGAGCCCATGTTAAACTGTTTAAGCCCATCATGATGTTAAAAGTTTATTCCACACCTATTAACTAATTCATTTGTTATGTTATGTAGAAAACTAGATTTTTGCCCATTAAATCGCAAACCAAAAAACGTGAACTTAAAATTACACAAAACCCCTTTCTCATCACACCCATAAACCGTACTTTGTCTATTAATAAGGTGGTATTAGTATTCCATTTCAAGTCAAATACATTGTGATTTGTgaattttgagtgtgttttatgattttatacactttgtagaaaaaaatggactttgtagccaactcccaccctatatatatatatataggagaagatcatgcgagaaccacctcttattgcgagaaccgcgagaatcaatgtgaacacaaccaaaaatgtctaaaaatagctaaaaatcacacaaaaatttttttttttaatattttttatataaaaatcgctacttttcgaagccaacaaaaaaaaattaaaaaaatttttttggccactaaaagtagcgatttgagcataaaaaatattaaaaaaaaaatttagattgggggggggggttaggtttttttaggttttttggggggttttagtttttagcatttagcttggggggaggggggttaggtttttttttttttttttttgggggggggggggttagtttttttttgttgggggggggggggtggttaggttttttttaggttttttttagctattttaggttgtgttcacattggttctcgcggttctcacaa of Helianthus annuus cultivar XRQ/B chromosome 1, HanXRQr2.0-SUNRISE, whole genome shotgun sequence contains these proteins:
- the LOC110878166 gene encoding protein IQ-DOMAIN 14 translates to MGKKGHWFSAIKKVFTHNSKDKSSNETEKKNSNEKKGRGKLKHGESRSFIPLFREPSSIEKILGEVDQQLLFIGNPTHVEQPTTPQPSFSGKPPSPRVTSQRATSPRVASNRTASPRVRSPRAVSPKSSPPRVVRKRSEINYRPEPTLSYHHRSATVIQAAYRGYMARRSYRALRGLVRLQGVVRGQNVKRQTVNAMKQMQLLVRVQTQIQSRRIQMLENEALERQTHKEVESLGGKQTFSNLLEMGDGDWDDSLITKEEREARLQRKMEAVIKRERAMAYAYSHQLWKATPKSAQNALTEIRSGGFPWWWNWLERQLPSDEPTKNPEYTPTPPRPNVTPKTSPHPQSGTYKRTGFSFDNLRTPTPKSSKSTVPTPSRPLITPTQTPPSTTPNMMKHYKTKGSVSGSPYPLKDDDSLMSCPPFSVPNYMSPTVSAKAKARPTGNPKDRIPSSAASETSKRRFSFPLTQNIGSSFKWNKKSSNKDSTTLEAQTVLKKHKSPRSIGDLSVDSTISMPAAFGRKPFNRFV